From one Microbacterium aurum genomic stretch:
- the rplC gene encoding 50S ribosomal protein L3 has product MAHINEKVSKGLLGTKLGMTQVWDENGKLVPVTVIEVAPNVVTQVRTPERDGYNAVQIAYGQIDPRKVNQPLTAHFEAAGVTPRRHLTEVRTADAGDYTLGQELTVDATFEAGQLVDVVGTSKGKGTAGVMKRHNFKGVSASHGAHRNHRKPGSIGASSTPSRVFKGMRMAGRMGGERVTVLNLTVHAVDAEKGLLLVKGAVPGARGRIVYVRNAVKGA; this is encoded by the coding sequence ATGGCACACATCAACGAAAAGGTTTCCAAGGGCCTGCTCGGCACGAAGCTGGGCATGACCCAGGTCTGGGACGAGAACGGCAAGCTCGTTCCCGTCACCGTCATCGAGGTGGCCCCCAACGTGGTCACCCAGGTGCGCACGCCCGAGCGCGACGGCTACAACGCCGTCCAGATCGCCTACGGGCAGATCGACCCCCGCAAGGTCAACCAGCCCCTCACGGCCCACTTCGAGGCCGCCGGGGTCACCCCTCGTCGTCACCTCACCGAGGTGCGCACGGCGGATGCCGGTGACTACACGCTGGGCCAGGAGCTCACCGTGGACGCCACCTTCGAGGCCGGCCAGCTGGTCGACGTCGTCGGCACCAGCAAGGGCAAGGGCACCGCGGGTGTCATGAAGCGTCACAACTTCAAGGGTGTCTCCGCCTCGCACGGTGCGCACCGCAACCACCGCAAGCCCGGTTCGATCGGCGCCTCGTCGACCCCGAGCCGTGTCTTCAAGGGCATGCGCATGGCCGGCCGTATGGGTGGCGAGCGCGTGACCGTCCTCAACCTCACGGTGCACGCCGTCGACGCCGAGAAGGGTCTGCTGCTCGTCAAGGGCGCCGTCCCCGGCGCGCGCGGCCGCATCGTCTACGTCCGCAACGCAGTGAAGGGTGCCTGA
- the rpsJ gene encoding 30S ribosomal protein S10: protein MAGQKIRIRLKSYDHEVIDTSARKIVDTVTRAGATVVGPVPLPTEKNVVCVIRSPHKYKDSREHFEMRTHKRLIDIIDPTPKAVDSLMRLDLPADVNIEIKL, encoded by the coding sequence ATGGCGGGACAGAAGATCCGCATTCGCCTGAAGTCGTATGACCACGAGGTCATCGACACGTCGGCGCGCAAGATCGTCGACACGGTCACCCGCGCGGGCGCCACGGTCGTCGGCCCCGTGCCGCTTCCGACCGAGAAGAACGTGGTGTGCGTCATTCGTTCGCCCCACAAGTACAAGGACAGCCGCGAGCACTTCGAGATGCGCACCCACAAGCGCCTGATCGACATCATCGACCCGACGCCCAAGGCCGTCGACTCGCTTATGCGCCTCGACCTCCCGGCCGACGTCAACATCGAGATCAAGCTCTGA
- a CDS encoding class C sortase: MIALIGLAGAALLLYPSAAAWFTQLQQSQQIDEYTDSIGALSAEHRVEEIQRAEEYNQALIGGTSIFAAGERKPQSEVDAAAHADYADLLHADDLGLMARLKIPAINVDLPIYHGTSDDVLEHGVGHLEGTALPVGGESTHAVLTGHRGLATSELFTHLDLLTMGDTFTIEVFGEVLTYRIIDTRIVAPDDTETLRPQRGNDLVTLVTCTPLGINSHRILVTGERILPTPVKDVSDAGRHPDVPGFPWWAVTFGGVVILLGVYVTVAGRRPTVPVEDRDTPGFATRPGDT; this comes from the coding sequence GTGATCGCGCTGATCGGCCTCGCCGGTGCCGCGTTGCTGCTCTACCCGAGCGCCGCTGCGTGGTTCACACAGCTTCAGCAGTCCCAGCAGATCGACGAGTACACCGACAGCATCGGTGCGCTGAGCGCCGAGCACCGCGTCGAGGAGATCCAGCGCGCCGAGGAGTACAACCAGGCTCTCATCGGGGGGACATCGATCTTCGCCGCGGGAGAGCGCAAACCCCAGTCCGAGGTGGATGCCGCCGCCCACGCGGACTACGCAGATCTGCTGCATGCGGACGATCTCGGCCTCATGGCGCGCCTCAAGATCCCCGCGATCAATGTCGACCTCCCGATCTACCACGGCACGAGCGACGACGTGCTCGAGCATGGCGTGGGTCATCTCGAAGGGACGGCACTCCCGGTCGGCGGAGAATCCACGCATGCGGTGCTCACCGGCCATCGCGGACTCGCGACCTCGGAGCTGTTCACCCATCTCGATCTGCTCACGATGGGGGACACGTTCACGATCGAGGTCTTCGGCGAGGTCCTCACCTACCGCATCATCGACACCCGCATCGTGGCGCCGGATGACACGGAGACGTTGCGACCGCAGCGCGGCAACGATCTGGTCACCCTCGTGACCTGCACCCCGCTCGGGATCAACAGCCACCGGATCCTCGTGACGGGCGAGCGGATCCTGCCCACTCCCGTCAAGGACGTGAGCGACGCCGGTCGGCATCCGGATGTGCCCGGGTTCCCCTGGTGGGCGGTGACCTTCGGGGGTGTGGTGATCCTCCTCGGGGTGTACGTCACGGTCGCCGGGCGCCGACCCACGGTGCCCGTCGAAGACCGCGACACGCCCGGGTTTGCGACACGCCCGGGCGACACGTAG
- a CDS encoding SpaH/EbpB family LPXTG-anchored major pilin, whose amino-acid sequence MNTSIRPGIARRFAAAVGVVAIALFGTLAAAGPASAATGVGNITGTQGTLTIHKYERFGANGVTPGNGQEQTVTGTPLNGVTFSIQRVANYDLKTAAGWASVQSIMAPANPVTAATAAGLGAAASVTTTGSGTATATPPFGLYLVTETGTPSSVTEAAAPFLVSVPFATGPTATPSNTWIYDVHVYPKNAVTSLGKSETTTAADIAAGADLARWAITAKVPVLASGTISSFVLTDVIDAAQLAFVTDAAAVALGLPAGTVTAVKADGTTAVAMTAGTDYTISPATGTTRTVTFTSTGLTKLSTQAPGGTVTFDVLTRVVGVPANGVITNSATSDVNGKSGNTATATTTFGQLQVFTHVTGTTTPLAGGVYRVKDAAGNTVVVNGVNSWTSDANGLLTVPELRPGNYTLVLVTPPAGYQLPANTQVATTITAGTSDPAAPKNYVDVPYAQVPAWALPLTGGDGALWFGVGGVALVVIAAGAAVLVAARRRRHEAVQA is encoded by the coding sequence ATGAACACCAGCATCCGTCCGGGCATCGCCCGGCGTTTCGCGGCCGCCGTCGGCGTCGTCGCGATCGCGCTCTTCGGCACGTTGGCAGCCGCCGGTCCGGCCTCGGCCGCGACCGGTGTCGGCAACATCACCGGCACCCAGGGCACGCTGACCATCCACAAGTACGAGCGCTTCGGCGCGAACGGTGTCACGCCCGGCAACGGGCAGGAGCAGACCGTGACCGGCACGCCCCTGAACGGCGTCACGTTCAGCATCCAGCGCGTCGCGAACTACGACCTCAAGACGGCGGCCGGCTGGGCTTCGGTGCAGTCGATCATGGCGCCGGCCAACCCCGTCACCGCGGCGACCGCCGCCGGTCTCGGCGCGGCGGCCTCGGTCACCACGACAGGCTCCGGCACCGCGACGGCGACGCCGCCCTTCGGTCTCTACCTCGTCACCGAGACGGGCACCCCCTCGTCGGTGACCGAGGCCGCGGCGCCGTTCCTCGTGTCGGTCCCGTTCGCGACCGGCCCGACGGCCACGCCGTCGAACACCTGGATCTACGACGTGCACGTGTACCCCAAGAACGCGGTGACCTCGCTCGGGAAGTCCGAGACCACCACGGCGGCGGACATCGCCGCCGGCGCAGACCTGGCGCGCTGGGCGATCACGGCGAAGGTCCCCGTGCTCGCGTCCGGCACGATCTCGAGCTTCGTGCTCACCGACGTCATCGACGCGGCCCAGCTCGCATTCGTGACGGATGCCGCAGCTGTCGCTCTCGGCCTCCCCGCCGGAACCGTCACGGCCGTGAAGGCCGACGGCACGACCGCCGTCGCGATGACCGCCGGCACCGACTACACGATCTCGCCCGCGACCGGGACCACCCGCACCGTGACCTTCACGTCGACGGGTCTGACCAAGCTCAGCACTCAGGCGCCCGGCGGCACGGTCACGTTCGACGTGCTCACGCGCGTCGTGGGTGTGCCTGCGAACGGCGTCATCACCAACAGCGCGACGAGCGACGTCAACGGCAAGTCGGGAAACACCGCCACCGCCACGACGACCTTCGGGCAGCTGCAGGTGTTCACGCACGTCACGGGCACCACGACGCCGCTTGCCGGCGGCGTCTACCGGGTGAAGGACGCAGCGGGCAACACCGTCGTCGTGAACGGTGTGAACTCCTGGACCTCCGACGCGAACGGCCTGCTGACCGTTCCCGAGCTGCGTCCCGGTAACTACACCCTCGTGCTCGTCACGCCCCCGGCGGGCTACCAGCTGCCTGCGAACACCCAGGTCGCTACGACGATCACGGCGGGGACCTCAGACCCGGCGGCGCCGAAGAATTACGTGGATGTGCCGTACGCGCAGGTGCCCGCGTGGGCGCTGCCGCTGACCGGTGGTGACGGCGCACTGTGGTTCGGCGTTGGTGGCGTGGCGCTCGTGGTCATCGCGGCAGGTGCGGCGGTCCTGGTGGCCGCACGTCGCCGTCGCCACGAGGCCGTCCAGGCCTGA
- a CDS encoding beta strand repeat-containing protein: MRFIRARRKATIIVATTLAVVGALCVAPSATAVAGADAAAAIGIVPMAAGVTEAPTQVWAETFENGQGTAPTRLGTYQSAAGTTYTGATYWFDYGNCNGVVLSYLASRSANGNVASFSAPFCTVEVAAVAQMNGRRMADVLGQVAAGVSGGTAGAPANGSTSGTQNNHAVAEWTTDGGTGTANQIVMTSSAIGVSATTNRYYTASIDVVEASCSYLSGANNSRINLSLVVSGTETSVTPTAIQACSASGAGYYTSPTPQGAGSNPWDNGGTSVRAGRFTAAGSQLLTPARLATAQLRVRNQTTASEGNDFGVDNLRLIDVTPSLDKSFAPTSVTAGEVSTLTFTINNTSELAAKADMSFSDALPSGLVVAATPTIGGTCTSTTGSALVRTANAGSSVVTVSGVDFATGATSCTVTVNVTSSTPGVYTNGASNVTTILNSPETATLTVNAPSTLSVRKNIVSRAAASDQFVLRLRSAGSTSDIATATTSGSATGVQTQSIAARQVISGQSYDFSEVMAAGSTSALTNYTSAWECRNGTSVLASGTGSSGTIAIPAATVAGVAVVCTITNSPLLATVTVTKQVQDVTGANPQPGSGWVLGVVPSGTGVTTTPAATTQTTAASGSASWQIFFATAASRATVAVSETQKTTHTFVSAQCQVTSLSGVTRTVTFTAATGGSVADIAPGDAVACGFVNRLKATTLTLTASVGSGSALPTAWNLSATGPSGSAAGPTGTTGSTGATNRTVTPATGYQLAATGGPGTYVAGAWTCADQDGSAVTVTSGGLVSLVAGSAVNCAVTLRTATLTLLKNVVTPSAGFTASTWNVTATPTTLSGVSIPTETRAGAEYSSAGNPASTFEVRPDHTYTLSEALANPSSTIAYRQLALQRLSDGVWVDVESTEITAPAAGQTAVYRFVNDKIPAVVLPLTGGTSTDVFLISGALLLALMAGLAFWQRRRRTRIQHT; this comes from the coding sequence ATGCGGTTCATTCGTGCGCGCCGGAAGGCGACGATCATCGTCGCCACCACGCTCGCCGTGGTCGGCGCTCTGTGCGTGGCTCCTTCTGCGACGGCAGTCGCGGGAGCGGATGCCGCCGCCGCAATCGGCATCGTCCCGATGGCTGCCGGCGTCACGGAGGCGCCCACGCAGGTCTGGGCGGAGACGTTCGAGAATGGCCAGGGAACAGCTCCCACGCGGTTGGGCACCTATCAGTCCGCTGCGGGGACGACCTACACGGGCGCCACCTACTGGTTTGACTATGGAAACTGCAACGGCGTCGTCCTGAGCTATCTCGCAAGCCGATCGGCCAACGGCAACGTCGCCTCGTTCTCCGCGCCGTTCTGCACGGTCGAGGTCGCCGCCGTCGCGCAGATGAACGGGCGGCGCATGGCCGATGTGCTCGGTCAGGTCGCCGCGGGTGTATCCGGCGGGACAGCAGGAGCTCCGGCGAACGGGTCGACGAGTGGCACCCAGAACAACCACGCCGTCGCTGAGTGGACCACTGACGGGGGCACGGGAACGGCGAATCAGATCGTCATGACGAGCTCGGCGATCGGCGTGAGCGCCACAACGAACCGGTACTACACCGCGTCGATCGACGTCGTGGAGGCATCCTGCAGTTACTTGAGTGGGGCGAACAACTCGCGGATCAATCTCTCGCTCGTCGTCTCCGGTACGGAGACGTCTGTCACTCCGACCGCGATTCAGGCCTGCTCGGCCAGCGGCGCCGGCTATTACACCTCACCGACTCCGCAAGGCGCGGGCAGCAATCCCTGGGACAACGGCGGCACGTCGGTGCGCGCGGGGCGCTTCACCGCCGCGGGGTCGCAGCTGCTCACGCCCGCCCGGCTCGCGACGGCTCAGTTGCGCGTGCGCAACCAGACGACTGCGTCCGAGGGCAACGACTTCGGCGTCGACAACCTCCGCCTGATCGACGTCACTCCAAGCCTCGACAAGAGCTTCGCGCCGACGAGCGTCACGGCGGGGGAAGTCTCGACGCTGACGTTCACGATCAACAACACGAGCGAGCTGGCTGCCAAGGCAGATATGTCGTTCTCCGACGCGCTGCCTTCGGGGCTCGTGGTCGCGGCGACACCGACGATCGGGGGAACCTGCACGAGCACGACGGGTTCGGCGCTCGTCCGCACCGCCAACGCAGGATCCTCAGTGGTCACTGTGTCCGGGGTGGATTTCGCAACCGGTGCGACATCGTGCACCGTGACGGTCAACGTCACCTCGAGCACGCCCGGCGTCTACACCAACGGTGCGAGCAATGTCACGACGATCCTCAACTCGCCCGAGACGGCGACGCTCACCGTCAACGCGCCGAGCACCCTCAGCGTCCGCAAGAACATCGTCAGCCGCGCCGCCGCCTCAGATCAGTTCGTGCTGCGTCTGCGCTCGGCCGGGTCGACGTCCGACATCGCGACCGCGACGACGTCGGGCAGCGCGACGGGCGTGCAGACGCAGTCCATCGCCGCGAGGCAGGTGATCTCCGGGCAGTCATACGACTTCAGTGAGGTCATGGCTGCGGGGTCGACATCGGCGCTCACGAACTACACGTCGGCGTGGGAGTGCCGGAACGGAACGAGCGTCTTAGCGAGCGGCACAGGCTCCTCCGGCACGATCGCGATCCCGGCGGCCACCGTCGCAGGAGTCGCCGTCGTCTGCACGATCACGAACTCGCCGCTGCTCGCCACCGTCACGGTCACCAAGCAGGTGCAGGACGTCACGGGCGCCAACCCGCAGCCCGGATCGGGATGGGTCCTGGGCGTCGTGCCGAGCGGAACCGGCGTCACCACGACCCCGGCGGCGACGACGCAGACCACCGCGGCGTCGGGGTCCGCGTCGTGGCAGATATTCTTCGCGACGGCGGCTTCGCGCGCGACGGTCGCGGTGTCGGAGACGCAGAAGACCACGCACACATTCGTCAGCGCACAGTGCCAGGTGACATCTCTCTCCGGAGTGACGCGCACCGTCACGTTCACCGCGGCCACGGGCGGGTCGGTCGCCGACATCGCTCCGGGCGACGCCGTCGCGTGTGGCTTCGTCAATCGGCTCAAGGCGACGACGCTGACCCTGACGGCCTCGGTGGGTTCGGGCTCCGCCCTCCCCACCGCGTGGAACCTCAGCGCAACCGGTCCGTCCGGTTCGGCGGCGGGGCCGACAGGCACCACCGGCTCCACAGGTGCGACGAACAGGACAGTGACCCCGGCCACCGGCTACCAGCTCGCCGCGACGGGCGGTCCAGGAACCTACGTTGCCGGCGCCTGGACATGCGCCGACCAAGACGGCTCCGCGGTGACGGTGACGTCGGGAGGCCTCGTCTCCCTCGTCGCCGGCAGCGCAGTGAACTGCGCGGTAACTCTCCGGACTGCCACGCTGACGCTTCTGAAGAACGTCGTCACGCCTTCGGCCGGCTTCACGGCCTCGACCTGGAACGTCACGGCCACGCCGACGACGCTCTCCGGCGTGTCGATCCCCACGGAGACGCGAGCGGGCGCGGAGTACTCCTCCGCGGGCAATCCGGCGAGCACGTTCGAGGTGCGCCCGGATCACACCTACACCCTCAGCGAAGCGCTCGCGAACCCGTCCAGCACGATCGCATACCGTCAGCTCGCGCTGCAGCGACTGAGCGACGGAGTGTGGGTCGACGTCGAATCGACTGAGATCACGGCGCCGGCAGCTGGCCAGACGGCGGTCTATCGCTTCGTCAACGACAAGATCCCCGCAGTCGTCCTTCCGCTCACGGGCGGAACCAGCACCGACGTGTTCCTCATCTCCGGTGCCCTGTTGCTCGCGCTGATGGCGGGTCTCGCCTTCTGGCAGCGTCGCCGCCGCACGCGCATACAGCACACCTGA
- a CDS encoding RNA polymerase sigma factor, with protein sequence MSPDNEVIERSAREPAVFAMLFDRHAKSVYRYVAQRLGDHVADDVMSETFLVAFERRSAYDVSVSDARPWLLGIATRLMRKHARVEAVAWKGLSADMAAQIVPDFIEQAGSRIDAERLSRRLGTALRRLSDGDRDTLLLYAWGDLDYASIAAAMQVPVGTVRSRLNRARRQLRRAAGITTLEQETDHGRIDTAPQHS encoded by the coding sequence GTGAGCCCCGATAACGAGGTGATTGAAAGGTCGGCGCGAGAGCCGGCTGTGTTCGCGATGCTGTTCGATCGCCACGCCAAGTCTGTTTACCGGTATGTAGCGCAGCGGCTGGGTGACCACGTCGCGGATGACGTGATGTCGGAAACCTTCTTGGTTGCATTTGAGCGGCGGTCGGCCTACGACGTTTCCGTCAGTGATGCTCGGCCATGGCTGCTGGGTATTGCGACTCGGTTGATGCGCAAGCACGCTCGAGTCGAAGCGGTGGCATGGAAGGGCTTGTCTGCGGACATGGCGGCGCAGATCGTGCCGGACTTCATCGAGCAGGCGGGGTCCCGCATCGATGCTGAACGCCTGAGTCGGCGCCTAGGCACGGCGTTGCGCCGGTTGTCAGACGGGGATCGCGACACGCTGCTGCTGTACGCATGGGGCGATCTCGACTATGCGTCGATCGCCGCGGCGATGCAGGTTCCGGTGGGAACGGTGCGCTCACGACTCAACCGCGCGCGGCGCCAGTTACGCCGCGCCGCGGGCATCACAACCCTCGAACAGGAGACGGATCATGGACGAATTGACACTGCTCCGCAGCACTCGTGA
- a CDS encoding CU044_5270 family protein: MDELTLLRSTRDDSREPTPEALAAGRAALLNHVAQEAGNVATARPAARRRRLLPALSWATAGVAAVLTGALVVGNVTLNATSAYASDVLRTAATQTIQYADLVPGSGEYLRARTHARWQACEMVGDGSQQVKCEPNDQILDVYMPADPAAEWVLYRDWGNMQGVLTGESIETTRAVGGHFYDPVYSWVNVDYADIPTDGAAAYEWIDGQYNGGSASRDEDNFVRIADILRSGLVPAAPRAALLDALSRIPGVTATDDVANLDGVTGVAIGRNEPFRAGERQEIIIDPNTGLVIGERALAGATIFGWTLNQEVSLTAIESTIVDAAP, translated from the coding sequence ATGGACGAATTGACACTGCTCCGCAGCACTCGTGACGACAGCCGCGAACCCACCCCAGAGGCGCTGGCCGCAGGGCGGGCAGCGCTGCTGAACCACGTGGCGCAGGAGGCGGGGAACGTCGCTACGGCGCGCCCCGCCGCGAGGAGGCGACGGTTGCTCCCGGCGCTGTCGTGGGCAACGGCAGGAGTTGCAGCAGTGCTGACCGGAGCTCTTGTTGTGGGGAACGTGACTCTGAACGCGACGAGCGCCTACGCGAGTGATGTTCTGCGAACTGCCGCGACGCAAACCATCCAGTACGCGGACCTCGTTCCGGGCTCCGGGGAGTATCTCCGCGCACGCACCCATGCGCGCTGGCAGGCATGCGAGATGGTGGGCGACGGCTCGCAACAGGTCAAGTGCGAACCGAACGACCAGATCCTCGACGTATATATGCCTGCTGACCCTGCGGCCGAGTGGGTGCTCTACCGCGACTGGGGCAATATGCAGGGTGTGCTGACGGGTGAGTCAATCGAGACAACACGGGCGGTTGGCGGGCATTTTTACGATCCGGTGTACTCGTGGGTGAACGTTGACTACGCCGATATCCCAACCGACGGCGCCGCCGCCTACGAGTGGATCGACGGCCAATACAACGGAGGATCTGCATCGCGCGACGAAGACAACTTCGTACGGATCGCGGACATCCTTCGCTCCGGCCTCGTGCCCGCGGCGCCCCGAGCAGCCCTGCTCGATGCCCTATCGCGCATTCCTGGCGTGACCGCGACCGACGACGTCGCAAACCTCGATGGCGTGACCGGCGTCGCGATCGGCCGGAACGAACCGTTCCGGGCAGGTGAGCGGCAGGAGATCATCATCGACCCGAACACGGGTCTCGTAATCGGAGAGCGCGCTCTGGCAGGTGCGACGATCTTCGGGTGGACGCTCAATCAGGAAGTGTCGCTGACCGCCATCGAGAGCACGATCGTGGACGCCGCCCCATGA
- a CDS encoding IS110 family transposase produces MDNYDQVDVFVGLDVGKGEHHAVALDRTGKKLYDRALPNDERKLRAVLTDLQKHGIVLLIVDQPATIGALPIAVAQAAGALVGYLPGLAMRRIADLHPGEAKTDARDAAIIAETARTMPHTLRSIQVTDEQVAELTMLCGFDDDLAAQITQVGNRVRGLLTQIHPALERVIGPRLDHPAILDLLQRWPSPAELRAAGEKRIATRMLKLAPRKGREWAHEIVVALGEQTVVVTGTNAAALVVPRLAAQLTTLRRQRDDVAAEVERLVDAHPLQPVLTSMPGVGVRTAARLLTEVAGKHFPTPGHLAAYAGLAPVTRRSGSSIRGEYSSRRGNKVLKNAMFLSAFAALRDPESRAYYDRKTAQGKRHNQALLALARRRSDVLYAMLRDGTLYQSSPDRAVA; encoded by the coding sequence ATCGACAACTACGACCAGGTCGACGTGTTCGTCGGTCTCGACGTCGGGAAGGGCGAGCATCACGCGGTCGCACTCGACCGCACCGGCAAGAAGCTCTACGACCGGGCGCTCCCGAACGACGAGCGCAAACTCCGCGCGGTGCTCACCGACCTGCAGAAGCACGGGATCGTGCTGCTGATCGTGGACCAGCCCGCAACGATCGGCGCGCTGCCAATCGCGGTCGCGCAAGCCGCGGGCGCCTTGGTCGGATATCTACCGGGACTTGCGATGCGACGCATCGCTGATCTGCACCCGGGCGAGGCCAAGACCGACGCGAGGGATGCGGCGATTATTGCGGAGACCGCACGGACGATGCCGCACACGCTTCGCTCGATCCAGGTCACGGATGAGCAGGTGGCCGAGCTCACGATGCTCTGCGGATTTGACGATGACCTGGCCGCCCAGATCACCCAGGTCGGCAACCGAGTCCGAGGACTACTCACCCAGATCCACCCCGCGCTGGAACGCGTGATCGGGCCACGGTTAGATCACCCTGCCATTCTCGATCTCCTGCAACGCTGGCCGTCCCCGGCCGAGTTACGCGCGGCCGGGGAGAAGCGGATCGCGACGCGAATGCTGAAGCTCGCACCCCGCAAGGGCCGAGAATGGGCGCACGAGATTGTCGTTGCGCTCGGCGAGCAGACCGTCGTGGTCACTGGCACGAACGCGGCCGCACTCGTGGTCCCGCGCCTTGCCGCACAGCTCACAACGCTTCGCCGTCAACGTGACGACGTCGCGGCGGAGGTCGAGCGACTGGTCGATGCGCACCCTCTTCAGCCCGTCCTGACGAGCATGCCCGGAGTCGGCGTCAGGACCGCAGCCCGACTCCTCACCGAAGTCGCCGGCAAGCACTTCCCCACCCCGGGACACCTCGCCGCTTACGCGGGCCTCGCCCCCGTCACCCGGAGATCTGGGTCCTCGATCCGCGGCGAGTACTCGTCCCGGCGCGGGAACAAGGTCCTCAAGAACGCGATGTTCCTTTCGGCGTTCGCCGCACTCCGCGATCCCGAGTCCCGTGCCTATTACGACCGCAAGACAGCTCAGGGCAAGCGCCACAACCAGGCGTTACTCGCTCTCGCCCGTCGCAGATCTGACGTCCTCTACGCCATGCTCCGCGACGGCACGCTTTATCAGTCGTCGCCGGACCGAGCAGTGGCATGA
- a CDS encoding Rv0909 family putative TA system antitoxin, whose product MGIDDIVNQGKEFLEQNKDKISEALSSDKAEEVSDGALDAAADFVKKVAPDSVDQHVDGVRDSIDKSIGTE is encoded by the coding sequence ATGGGGATCGACGACATCGTCAACCAGGGCAAAGAGTTTCTGGAGCAGAACAAGGACAAGATCAGTGAGGCGTTGAGCTCGGACAAGGCGGAAGAGGTCAGCGACGGCGCGCTCGACGCCGCGGCGGACTTCGTCAAGAAGGTCGCGCCCGACTCGGTCGACCAGCACGTCGACGGCGTGCGCGACTCGATCGACAAGTCGATCGGCACCGAGTAG
- a CDS encoding signal peptidase I, which translates to MSDEAPTAPDHRDDAEAPLAPESDTRPVRPGDRPRRGGVLKLVLTSVAAALLAVIVGIGILVIVVPAVTGSTALTVLTSSMSPALPAGTMVVVRPTDPADIEPGMVMTYQLHSGEPDLVTHRVTQRLTSTEGEFLFITQGDANDNPDPDPVREVQVRGTVWYAIPYLGWVATAVTGDQRQVAITVVVIVLLGYAAWAFGSSLRDRVRKRQRTE; encoded by the coding sequence ATGAGCGATGAGGCGCCGACCGCTCCCGACCATCGCGATGATGCTGAGGCTCCGCTAGCGCCCGAGAGCGACACTCGGCCAGTACGCCCGGGGGATCGTCCCCGCCGGGGTGGCGTCCTGAAACTCGTCCTCACCTCGGTCGCGGCGGCGCTTCTCGCCGTGATCGTGGGGATCGGCATCCTCGTGATCGTCGTTCCGGCCGTTACGGGCTCGACCGCTCTCACCGTGCTCACCTCGTCCATGTCGCCTGCACTGCCCGCGGGCACGATGGTCGTCGTCCGCCCGACCGATCCCGCTGATATCGAGCCGGGCATGGTCATGACGTATCAGTTGCACAGCGGGGAGCCGGACCTCGTCACTCACCGTGTCACGCAGCGGCTCACGAGCACCGAGGGCGAGTTCCTCTTCATCACGCAAGGCGACGCGAACGACAACCCCGATCCCGATCCGGTTCGAGAGGTGCAGGTGCGCGGCACGGTATGGTACGCGATCCCCTACCTGGGCTGGGTCGCGACGGCCGTCACGGGCGACCAGAGACAAGTGGCCATCACTGTCGTGGTGATCGTCTTGCTCGGCTACGCGGCGTGGGCCTTCGGCTCCTCGCTCCGTGACCGCGTCCGCAAGCGGCAACGGACCGAGTGA
- a CDS encoding LPXTG cell wall anchor domain-containing protein: MLSALAATLVLVAVPIPAAAADDGLLVSHDGVTYVADSTLPIYPEAWRWVPGEEQTSAVWVRNAGTTHGLLRIDLIAPDADDVRFAQSVAIAAGAPGGGGEDVLFADAMGNGDCTVLSTGLVLAPGESRRIDVTTAVSSALSGDEAAQARLSFALRASLTDAAAGSAAAVGSVCTVIPDEIPSSTGSLPHTGGAVPWTIIALGAAGVTVGGSVFLLGRRRRQEEEMADER, translated from the coding sequence GTGCTGAGCGCACTGGCCGCAACTCTCGTGCTCGTCGCGGTGCCGATCCCCGCGGCGGCGGCCGACGACGGTCTGCTGGTATCGCACGACGGCGTCACTTATGTCGCCGACAGCACCCTGCCCATCTATCCCGAAGCGTGGCGCTGGGTCCCGGGCGAGGAGCAGACGTCTGCGGTGTGGGTGCGCAACGCAGGCACCACGCACGGTCTCCTCCGGATCGATCTGATCGCCCCCGATGCGGACGACGTGCGCTTCGCGCAGAGCGTCGCGATCGCCGCCGGGGCACCTGGGGGTGGGGGCGAAGACGTCCTGTTCGCGGATGCCATGGGCAACGGCGACTGCACCGTGCTGAGCACCGGGCTCGTCCTGGCACCCGGCGAGTCGCGCCGCATCGATGTCACGACAGCAGTGTCGTCGGCGCTGTCGGGAGATGAGGCGGCGCAGGCACGGCTGTCGTTCGCGCTGCGGGCGTCGCTCACGGACGCCGCCGCGGGATCCGCCGCCGCCGTCGGAAGCGTCTGCACCGTCATCCCCGACGAGATACCCTCATCGACCGGTTCGCTTCCCCATACCGGCGGCGCCGTACCGTGGACGATCATCGCGCTGGGCGCAGCAGGTGTGACGGTGGGGGGTAGCGTGTTCCTGCTGGGGCGTCGTCGCCGGCAGGAGGAGGAAATGGCGGATGAGCGATGA